One segment of Rubripirellula amarantea DNA contains the following:
- the trpC gene encoding indole-3-glycerol phosphate synthase TrpC has translation MTILDDILVRTRETIAADQASVSANELEALVVDLPSTRDFVAALAAGDEVQLIAEVKKASPSAGLIREDFDPATLAQAYRDGGAACLSVLTDEPFFQGSLEYLKQVRAAVDLPLLRKDFIVDRYQLLQARAAGADCVLLIAECLTPSELVELHDQAAELGMATLIELFEPSNLDAVLATGTRLVGVNNRDLRTFKTTLEHTLNLRPLIPEDRLVVGESGIRTHEDVIRLGQGGVKAILVGESLMRQPNVTVATKRLLGMAVD, from the coding sequence ATGACCATTCTCGATGACATCTTGGTTCGCACTCGCGAAACCATTGCTGCGGATCAAGCCTCGGTTTCAGCGAATGAACTCGAAGCGTTAGTCGTTGATCTTCCATCGACTCGCGATTTCGTAGCCGCGCTCGCTGCCGGTGATGAAGTTCAGTTGATTGCCGAAGTAAAAAAAGCGAGTCCGTCGGCTGGTTTGATTCGCGAAGATTTCGATCCAGCAACATTGGCCCAGGCATATCGCGATGGCGGTGCGGCTTGTTTGAGTGTGTTGACCGACGAACCGTTCTTTCAGGGTTCGTTGGAATACTTGAAGCAAGTCAGGGCAGCGGTTGATTTGCCGCTGCTTCGCAAAGACTTTATCGTCGACCGGTATCAGCTCCTGCAGGCACGAGCGGCCGGTGCCGATTGCGTGCTGTTGATAGCCGAATGCTTGACCCCAAGCGAGTTGGTTGAACTGCATGATCAAGCGGCGGAATTGGGCATGGCAACGCTTATTGAACTGTTCGAGCCGAGTAATCTAGATGCCGTTTTGGCGACGGGAACTCGGTTGGTGGGCGTGAACAATCGTGATTTGCGGACTTTCAAAACAACCCTTGAACATACGCTGAACCTGCGTCCCTTGATTCCAGAGGATCGGCTTGTCGTTGGCGAGAGCGGGATTCGTACGCATGAGGATGTTATTCGCCTGGGCCAAGGTGGCGTGAAGGCGATTTTGGTGGGCGAGTCGCTGATGCGTCAGCCTAATGTGACCGTGGCGACCAAGCGGCTGCTTGGAATGGCGGTTGATTGA